The Pyxicephalus adspersus chromosome 1, UCB_Pads_2.0, whole genome shotgun sequence sequence tatgtgataaaaTCATCAACAATACTGCCCCCTGGagtcaaaatgttttaatcacaACTATAATTAATGATCAGACTCTCAATAATTACGTTGGTTATGTTTAGAATTAGGGTTGGTGTTAAGGATGGTGCTAGCATATTGTTTACCTGTTCATATAGACACTGAAAATAGGATAATTAAGCAGGTTCTGTTGCAACATTCCCTGCATTGCAGTAGTGGCACCCCCTGCAGACATGGCAGGATATGCCATTCCAAATATACCATCAAACTTTGAATAGTAGAAACTGCTGCCGCTCTCTGTGTAAGTCAGTCCAAATTCCTGGTTTGTAAGAGTTAGTCCTTGAACCTGTTTTGTGAAAAAACTGGTATTAAAATGTGTATCTTTATATTCAGTGATTAACATAGAAAGAGTACAATTGCTAAACGTTTAAAATTTGCTGActcttacttttaaaaatatttgctatctgCTGTTTCAACAGCTTCAAATCTTttttggtctatttataaatcagatttACAACTTCATGAATAGACCTCTTTGTGTTGCTGGCCTGGATAAGGTATACAAATCAAGAGTTTTGACTTCACTCAGATGTTTTAATTTCTGATATATTCATTCCAGACATTAAAATTAGAAACAGACAAGaaactagtattttcaaaagAAGGTCGATAATACCCACCTATATAGATTTGTCAGTAAAGATGAATTTTTAGGTTCACCTTTAATATCAGTTTACTTACAGACACAGTGTCATAACCAAAGATACCACTGACGCTGCCACTGCCATAGGACATAGTAAACTGCTGTCCATTGGTGGAGTATGTGGAGGACTGGCTGGGATTAAACAGGTTGTGGTTGCCTGCATaaacagaataaagtaaaatCATATTTTGAGGTCATTTTTTAgaagaaactaaataaaatgttttaaaaatttgttgaTTTATGAATTGTTAATTactccaaacatttaaaaatgaaacactcAAGAAAGCTGGTAAATCTGTTGAActatatttattggtatttctatCCAATCAGCCCAGACATCTTCATGTACACATCTTCATCACCTAAGCCCATCTTATTTTGTGTTACAATTAAGGAATAAATTGATTATATAACTCTGCACCAGCTTACAGACTGGGTCATGTGATAActgttatgaaaaaatattttccctagGGTACATTGCTGCATTAAAACAAGCAtacttttgcttttcattttaaagaaaaaagttgataaaGATTAACCTGAAAATTAGTGATTTCTATAACATATACGTAACttacatgtatttgtatatacAGTGGTTTAGCTTTCTATTATTTTTAGTTactttgtaatataataaataaatgaagatttaAACCTAATCTACTAaagtataaaacaatgtttttttttttggtttttttttttttactttttaggtaaCCATTAGAAAAAGTATTGGTTTATACTCCActggatggtgctgtgttctcatgtaaagtgtaaacTTTAACCATCTGAGACAGTTTGTAACAGTTTACATGAGAACACATTGTCATTTACCAGTGTTCAACAATAATTGGAGCAAATGACCTATCATAACagtacaaaacaatttaacctgCAAAAATTTGGAAACAGATAAACACAATGGACCAATgtcattttaacttttatatattttttttaatacaccatggatgtattaattcataaattatttcttggcattttgaatgttagcaatgacAGCCACAGATACCCTATATTTATACCTAAATCAATTCtccttttcctgttgtttttcaGATAAAGGTACCTTTCcttatattcagatcagtttatattcaagtttatACAGCAAAtagtatttacatacagtgttttttatttatctgacaaaaaatataaatatagaaaggaACAAAATGTGCACAGAACAGCTAAAGATTCCTTTTAAACtaagtatataataaatgttgctgcataaaaaacaattattaaatctATGTTTAAAAAGGGTCTCGGACTGTCGTTAGTAACTGGTTAAATAAAACAGTAGGCAGttttttttcactactttttaaataGCCTAAATTTCCCGAGTCTAATTAATATGTGGCAGAGCAAGTAAAAGAATGTTATATGCAATCAAAGGGGTTGTTTGTTTATACAATACACCTGGTTAATATCTGGATTTTGCAAATgttcatggtggaacagaaaacaaatacttagctcaatgcatttcaccaggggtgtcaaaccctggccTGAGGGCCAAATCTGTCCTAAATCTGTCCCgcaaattcctttttttggcccccgaaggaatcctaaatatgaactgcagctggcccgccgccgCATTAAAATAGCAGCGCTACTACAATACGCATCACTCgggtctataaaccagcgggctctctgcctatgcgttaTATTTGACtgtttatagacgcaagtaatgcagggaattgtagtagtgctgctttttcaatgaagagggagttccagcggcgggtcACTCATTTAGCCAgcctcaatgttttcaataaatttaaaggttggcccacaactttgtctaagtttttaattttggcccactgtgtatttgagtttgacacccctgcattacaCTATACATCTCATACCACACTAAACAAGCAACTACcattatttatatgaaatgtaaCACCTTGGTTTAtcgttttgattttttaaacaagtttatgCTATTACTATTTATACAAAAGGGGatatgacattccctcatatGTTCCCAGATAGTAATCAAATACTGCCACtcaaacacatggacttggaagattccaaccagggaatgttcgAGGGAttgcctgattccctgttttagaacTAGTAAGCAAGTAAGTTAGAATAGAGCTAGTAAGCTAATAGCTTAGTAAATGTAGAGTtaaatttgcaaagaataccctaTCTCACATGCAAAGacatgtaaaaacaatttgtGCTTGCACACCGATGAATGAAGTCATCAAACATTTACCTTATTCACTTGAGTAATTGAATTCTTTTGCGAAGAAGTTACTAATTTTGCTACATGAACAGtctatatttcttttgtaaatcaacccaatTGTGTTCATACAATGCctgaattatttacaaatattatggGTACCTGCAATGTTCATGGCTATATTGGCCATAATAGTTCATGGCAGAATTGTGCATACAGAATTTGACAAGTATCAAACTTGCTAGGGTGTTATACAAGTCTGACATACACATCAAAATAACTGGAATGGAACAAAGAGCAATAGCATACACAGAACAGGCTACACAACTGctgcataataatttatttacccATAACTAGCAGATTATGATGCAAATATTAAGTCAGAGAAAACAGCCACTTCCCGGTGCTATATGTTTTGTAatactttatattgtaaaaagcCATATTAGTCGGCCTTGGAATttgaatataatttgtttttaaattaatctGTTTTGTGTAAATATGACTGTAAGTATGACTGAAAAAACAACCTTGAACactacattttaacaaaatatgcAGTCCAGTGACCTCTATCAGATTGCAAATAAGCAATTAAAATTATCCTTATTAATTGATGATATAGAACAATACTTGTTAGAAAACTGGAGCTGTTTCTAAGACAAAAATTGGAAAGCAAAGCAGCTCTTCAAATATTTTGCTATAGAGAACTAATACATGTAGATTCTACAGAAGATGTAGTATACTTAAGGCTGAttacaaaggtatttttttgcctcaatatatttcatatttcattattacCAATGTATTTCATTAGGGTAATCATAAATGCAATTTGGTCTTTTCATTATAGCTTTGAAGGTGGCTTTTACATGATGCTGCTTTTACTAAATACCATAGACAAATAATATTGGATTGGCCATACAATACATTGCAGATGTTCTTTTTATTAGCACCAGTGCCTCTACAGCTAACATCCTTATCTGTGTCCCCCACCCCCCTGCCCTGGCATGAAGTGTAAACCCCTATACATGTCAATGTCTATACACATCTCCAGCATCAAGAGAGGTGACATGTTGCTTAGATTGCAGTCCATTGTTTACAGAAGTAAAAGCAACTTCTTTGACTAAATTTGAAGTCAGAATTGCTATTTTTCAATATAGGAAATATCCCATAACTATGGTTTAGGTTGCGTACAATAGAAatgtttattcttatttttatattgtatctataTGCACTTTACTCACTGCAAGCAGCACTTTGACAGGAGGCAGATGGAACCCACAGGTTGGATGATCCAGTATCAAACAGCACCAGGAAGTTTTGGGGTGGTGTTCCTATGCTGATCTCCCCATAGTAATATGTCTAGATGTAAAAATAGTTTGTTATCTATAGAGTATCAGTGATTTCTGTTTATGTATTAAACTGTACAAAATGCGGAACTTACATCCATGTACATTGGTTCATAAGCTACAGCAAAATCAAACTTTTGATTGAAGTTGTACTTAAGTGCAGGGTCTCTTTTATGTGTCTTCATATACTCATCCAGGACTCCTTTTTCCCGCATGTTTTCACGGGCTGACTTGTACCTTTTCAGAGGGACCCTGAAAGAAAGAGTTGTATGTTGTTGAaagttttttctaatttctctgggatatttaaataaagttgctTTGAAGCATATGAAAATggtatgtatttgtaaatgtaaaagaagacAGCAGACCAATAGCACATTCTAGCATTAGCATTCAAATATACATCATTTAAATGCAGCCCTGCCTGTAGAGATAGTACCACTTAACAAAAGTTGACAATATATTACCCAGACAAAGGCATTAAATTGTGAACAACAGGAAGATATCATATAATCCAAAGTTTACAAAATAGGTGTTGGAgtaccataaaacacaaaatgatagcattcttttctttctttcttcctaaCATCATTGTACATTCTCATTGTACATTCTAGAAGAGTTTTCAATCAGGCAGGCACAAGCTTTTATTGTAGAGACACAGAATGCCTTATCTGCAATTAAAAGCCTTTTTTATGGTAAGccttttttttagggtaaatttcaactttaaaaagtCATCTTTGACATCTGCAACATAGTATATAGAGTAAGCCGCTTCatgcctttaaataaaaatgtgtttttctctaTTGTTCTTGCATACATGGCAATATGGATATAGAAGCCTGCAAGGAGCCTTAATTTCAAATAAGCATCATGTATGTATTAGTGTCtgtatgtgttattatttatacatGCACAAATTGTTATGATCAAGCAGCATGCAAGATGTCATGTCCTTGTGCttgaaatagatatttttttgaTGATTACTTATTGGCTgacttttttatacaatattatagtgtacttttttgaataatattattttgattgTCACATGCCTGCTTCATAGCTtaacattacaattatttttttaaatgtttgccatGCATATTCTGCAAATTGTCACCAGTGCACTTTCATATTAGCAGCAGGGCATTTATTTAGTCACAGACTGTGTAAGTATTTACCACTATTTATTATTTCCCACCGctatccaacaataaaaaaaaagaaacactcaAATGTGTTGTATTGCCTGGCATAAAGCATTGTCTAGTTATGCTAAGAGAAAAGCACTGTTATGGGTGGGACTCACCTTACCAGcccctctgacagctgaaggcaTATAAATGTGAACACCACCCACTTCATGATTTGTCTCACTTCACTCGTGGGAAGATATGGCATAAGCTatctaaaattattctttttatattgtaggaCTGCTCCATGTTTTTTGGTTACCTTTAGGCTCAAGATTCAAAGATCTTATCTCAAAGAAGCAGTATTTCCATATACATTTCCAAATGATAAGAAACTTTTGTTTGACCAAGATAGTAACACATTACATGGATGGCACAAATCTCCTATCTATTGTCCTTCACTTTGAGTTGTTCTTTCTGCAACTAATTTCTTTAATGATTGAGCTGTGTTAATATAGTTTAagatatgaatatttgtttttccaaagTAGTTAGTTTGGTTTAGTAGATTTTATGATTATAATTGATTATAATTTTAGGTCAAAAGCCCTGGCATTTAAAAGACTAAACACATAAACTTAGGGTGCAAGGTTGAGAGCATACCATGGTGAGGGTGAAGATAAAAACAAGGCAACTATAAGGAGTAAAACACAAAGGCCCAGCAAGAATCACTGGTGAaaatgcttttaaacatatattagatacatttttttacctaatttgtcATTGTAAAAACACTCTTGTTCACGCATACCAGTTATTCCATATTTTGTCAACAACCAAATAATGCTTATTtagataattattttgtattttagtgtaGTGCCCTGACCCTATACTATAAAAGTCTCCTTAACGTGGATGCAGTTAAAGTACTAAAAGTttactagagcaggggtgtcaaatgtGGCTAAATGCCAAATgtggcccgcactgtaattatatttggcccacgagaaaataccaaatgtctactagagctggccggTAGatagtgcatgcaccgctaatactacaaatcccagaatgcttgACTGGTGTGTCAGTCAGGACCCACAagtgccccctcctctgttgacattcattagcgaccttcctcaattgtagatattttttcaataaagatcAAGGTTCacccgcgactttgtccaaatttttcattttggtccactgtgtatttgagtttgacacccctgtacttAGAGAGTTCACGCCTCCCACAGGTATGATGTTCAGTCACCTTCGATCACGGGGGACACCTGGCTTTAGCAAGGTGAGAGCTAATCATTACATTGGTGCATTTGTCTGTTTgaccaataattattatttttgactTTTCATGTGGGTATTTCAAAACAGATAAATGTCTGACAATGGAATggaatgatatatgtatatatattaaaaaccatAGTTTTGGTTGTATATGTTAACAAGGTGAGGTGGTAATGTATTACaaatgtgtgggtttttttttttttttttttttttttgtggctattGAAAATGTTGTTGCTATTTGCAATTAAAACCTTTAGTTTTAGGATatggctttattatttataaaaaaaatctaattttatatagGATGTTGATGATTTAACTTTTCTAGTGTCCTAAAAATTCCAGTTTTTCCTGTAAGAAAGGTAAATGGTGTTCATGTATATGTTGGGATTGGACACACGATACATGAAAAGCTTAGCTATTGCTTTGATAAAATATCATTTGTTGATATTTTTAACCAATAGTAAACATAAGGGAGAAATAAGTTGGGCCTAAGGTTATTGATaacacttaaaataaatacatcaggagttttttttacttcaggAGTGTTTTATTACTGACCAAACAGTTGCAGCAGGTCACCTTGGGTTGGTAAATAAATATGGAAgacttaataatttttttttttttagttttagtatgGTGTACAGCACCTTTTCTAGTACAGTTTCCAATTTGTAAAAAGtaatcatttattgttttttgttccatgacattacaaaagcgtagttttttttattgcaacataaacaattacacataattcaccctTGTGAAtcagtccttgttcaacacacatgtacactagtgttggtgtttgaattcgggttgtccttatatttgacctgaaaatggctgttcgaatttggatagactcAACTCAAGAAAAAGGAGATTCGACAATaaatattcagataaaaaaatgtgttaaaaaaaaatgaatgttaaaggaagtcttttttctgttgctggcacgaccattttatggggcggccaagggaacataccggattttacacggtatccgagtacagccagagagggacatgagggggttcctctggtccaaaaattagccaccaggtttcaccgctccgttacaagccatacacaggcttcacagtacaggcagagcagcagtaggaggaggcggtgggcactgagacagagcgggcaccgctttggtaaatggcatccagagttgggaactgtgcaggtggcatcagttacagaatgaggaggaggcgttgggtcctgagaaggagcaagccgcctgcccagttcccaactctggatgccagttacatatgcggtccccgctccgtctcagagcctcttcctgctcttcctatacttccgatgagccagctgatttgagtgggtggcatttttaaccctggagagcagCTTGAACcataagtggaagtgcatgtcaatcacatacagtgggtggaactctgccagtgtggccctgtccaatTTCCCtgctatgatgtcccagcgcacattaggaatgtgatACTGTCActagctttgaatccaacagacatggaagTGTTTCATttcaccagacatttgtggctcagcacctaGGTGAGCCGCAAAACAGGTGGCCCAGGTTGGTTTATCATACTGGCTCGAAAAGGCCGctacttccttgtactgtattgatgcagtcctgaaaactactgtactcagtttgagtgtttcaccgatagatagatagatacatacatacatacatacatacatacgtgtgttacatacacgcagccagagtcagcacttgctatccatccaaaaggacagaaaaatgtatgtatttctctactaaaaatacaaatttcttaattatgattcacacagctccattacaagtgatataggccttaaagtagataaaggcagagggccctgaggggggtgatcgttaaaaaaatatttgccaggtTACACATCTCCATATCATGTcataaacctcagagaaagagtagaggtagagggccactagggtgaggaatagaaggagatgccgaaaggctgtgaacgtgctcttcccatcttgatgcccgtgcagcagttgatgactaatcagtacaatctgcagagggggtgttaaagtaattgccgatccaagccttattcattttaataaaagtgattctgtcgacattttctgcggaaagccgaatccgtttgtcactcactacgcccccagctgcactgaacgctctttcagataacacacttgctacTGGGTgagcaaggatctgaatggcatgttctgcaaGCGCCGgtcactgctcaagcttggatacccagtagcccagtgggtcctggctttgcaggttgcagatgtcccacacagagctcatgtattccttcaccatgactaagtaccgctgctcagtgtcattggcaattgctgcacgactggcagctttcttccgctgaaaaaaagcctgcatagttaggcttagacgacctctactgctgccacccatgccgcttaaagcagttgtttggctcccatggctggtggaactgccatggggatcgctgctgctgctgctgccgccgccactggaaaggctgagcacaagtcccttacaagcacttcttggtagtgctgcattttaggtcccctgtattggggcaagatgagttgtatctcaggcttgtaacgtggatccagtaaagtagcaatccaatagtcgtcagtctttgtttttatgtgttttatgcgtggatctttggctaggcactcctgcatgaaggatgtcgTGTGGCTCAAActactcctgtgggtcgaacagcagcacagggtcatcctcctcctcctccgcctggtcttgccatccacagaacatgccgctctgtgtttgggtggatggatgccatgtaccctcaatatcctcctctgccccttcctccccttctcccatgccttcaatgtcctcctcatcttcttccacctcctcctcttcctggattggtggtgcactatgcatagtaggcacgcatgtctgagatgatgttcgcagcgtccgctctgtgtcgtgtccaagatccaccatcatctgttccagcaagtatatgatggggatggtgtcactgacacaggcctgatctctgctgaacatcctggtggcctcttcaaaaggtgacaatacagtgcataAGTCTTTAATTTGCAGACACTCcacagggctgaaaaaaggtagtgtgggtatgcgtctgaaacgaacagactgaCACGTAATCcgccaccgctttctgttgttcagacagccgctgcagcatgtaaaatgtggagttccaacgtgtggccacatcacaaattaaccggtgcactggcaggttgagatttcgttgtaactccaccaatctggcactggctgtgtacgaccggcggaaatgcgctgacaactttctggccttcagtaacagcgactggaggcctgggtaattccaaaggaagcgctgtactatgaggttcatgatgtgagccaggcaaggtacgtgtgtgagtttcccacaacgcagggctgccagcagattggccccattgtcacacacgaccttgcctggctgaagtctgttggaagttagccatttctcctcctgctcctgcaatgcacttagaatggctgcgcccgtgtggctgtgggaacccaggcttcgcaacttcaggactgcgtggcaacgtcggaattgtgcaccgaaatagcaaactgcaggttggtgctggcgctgaacagatgctgccgaatgggaggtgcttctatctatctatctatctatctatctagctatctttctagcaaacagtgaaacactcttcctatctgagtacagtagatttcaggactgcacaaatacagtacaatccaacaatctatctgactaatagtgtgagtgtgacacagtctaaccaagtaaagctttttttgtcacttgacaaagaaagcaagccaagcatcACAGAGAGgatgtgttgctatcagcaaaatctctgtcaggagtgggaaatgcaggcacgccttcgccttatataggccaatggctgcctgtgtggcatgcagtgacagacagccaatcggctgtctgccacaacaaagatggagggggcatcccttctgtcattggagggcactgtgcatcatgggggaggtgcccagtgtttgagtgcattgtgagAGATTTGAATTCGGGttagtcgaatgcagcaaaattcgggtcgggtcgacccgaattcgaacagtcatattcgggtcgaacataaggacgacctgaattcgaacaacaacactaattatgatacatttgttacatttttcttttatccacttggagaaaaatgtaacaaatgtatcatattactgtgcatgttacagagtaaaaTACTTGCCAGCCAGCATCTTCtcaagtctgcaatcattgagaagagtgtgcgatccccggggcactacacgTTACTTAACCTGTaatgccctggggattgcacactgagctgatcaataaccATGGGAACATTGGgctcacagctgtgactgcaggtgatccccggggcactagaggttgaatggggacaagtttccccattcatcacatctagtgccctgtgttcttggatagagaaactctatctaagaacacatacttactagtacagtgcagcaacagcaatcgggatcgctgctgcagccctgtagtatgtgttcctggatagttactctattcaagaacacaggactccctgtatTCTTGggtggagaaactctatccaaaaacacatacaactagtaaagggctgcaagagcaatctgattgctcttgcagcccttaatagtccctaaatataacccgaattctcccaccattgacttcaatggtgttcgaatttggcattccatcacccgaacaatatctcactatcgAATAGCTGttaaatcgaatagtgagatattcaaccaacactaatgtACACTTCAGAACTGTTTCCGACacttgattttgtgtttgtggctctccgcagtctcccgttgcagaaacaaGCAGTAGTTACCCATCATGTTGAGGTTGCACCTGCCTTGATTTATTGTTTCCATAatagaaatgtcctggtggaatcTCTCCCCTTGTTcgccactcacatcacccaaattttgtgggaagaagtccaaaTAGggatgtaagaaatgaattttaagtaaCATTGGGCAGCCAaattgatggtatgctgttagcatgttgttccgcatgagttcagcatggttttcagctcactggttgcccagaaagttttgtgcaactagcacaaatgaatcccaagcagcgagttcaagtgggttgagtttgtctctgaatgtggcatcacgcattaaattgtggatttggggaccaacaaaaatgcctgcattcagtttagcatctgttactTTTCCAAACTTCTTCTTTAGATActaaaaacccataccatcacgatccattgcaacaataaagttttttcattaatccaagtttattatgaagtggcagaaggtaaactttctgtggaggaatgagtgatttatgcttcacgttgtactggccaacagtgtgttcaggtctgggtggccattctttcactttgtaatggttgctgtcatcacgactgttccacaggcacatatatattgtaaatccCAATTGCAGGCTAAGAAgtagtgccaccaccttcaggtcaccacaaacctTCAACTTGTGTTCTTAATAGTTATTCATaatcaaaatgacctccatggattcgtatgtctctttcattccctcggcagaa is a genomic window containing:
- the LOC140322374 gene encoding gastricsin-like, with protein sequence MKWVVFTFICLQLSEGLVRVPLKRYKSARENMREKGVLDEYMKTHKRDPALKYNFNQKFDFAVAYEPMYMDTYYYGEISIGTPPQNFLVLFDTGSSNLWVPSASCQSAACSNHNLFNPSQSSTYSTNGQQFTMSYGSGSVSGIFGYDTVSVQGLTLTNQEFGLTYTESGSSFYYSKFDGIFGMAYPAMSAGGATTAMQGMLQQNLLNYPIFSVYMNSQSGEVIFGGVDNSLYSGQIQWAPVTQEVYWQIGVDAFSINGQATGWCSQGCQAIVDTGTSPLTIPQQYMGTLLQYIGAQQGQNGQYLVNCNNVQNLPTISFTINGVQFPIPPSGYIIQNNGYCAVSVEETYLPSQNGQPLWILGDVFLRQYYSVYDMSNNRVGFAQAA